The nucleotide window CGTATCGTCAAACTTAAAGAAAGTTTGATCAAAATGCTTTGCTATTTCTGTGTAAGCTCGTCTTTTCATGGTCTCTCCCGTCGCGTTTGATAGAAGTTAGCCGTAGCGCGGGGTTATGAAATTAGCGAAATAAAATTAAGGCATTTAACATGACTTTACCAATTGCACTTATATTATCATGACCTGTAATTATATTACTCTCCCGTCCACAAGCCTGAAGGTCCTGCTCGTATACGAAGCAACCTGTGGGTCGTGTGTCACCACGATAATTGTCTTTCCTCGCTCGTTCGTATCTTTCAGGAGTGCCATAATATCTTTGCTCGTCTTCGAGTCCAAATTGCCTGTGGGCTCATCTGCGAGTATTATATCAGGATCATTTGCCAGTGCACGAGCGATTGCAACGCGCTGCTGTTCGCCACCTGAAAGTTCGTTTGGCTTGTTCTCACCTAAACGAAGGTCAATTCCAACAGACACAAGAAGCTCTTTAGCCTTTTTCTCATGCCCGTCCAAGCCCTTCAGTATCAGTGGATACTCTATGTTCTCCAGTGCAGTTAACGTGGGGATAAGGTTAAATTGCTGAAACACGAATCCGATTTTATCGCGCCTTAGCCTCGTTAATTGGTCATCCCCCAGTCCATTGATATTTTCACCACCAATAACAACCCTCCCTCGGGTTGGCGTATCCAGACAGCCGATGATGTTAAGCAAAGTTGTCTTTCCGGAGCCTGAGGGCCCCATGACAGAGATAAACTCACCGGCTTCTATGCTCACAGTAACGTTATCAAGCGCTTTGATGCTCCCACGTGGAAGTTCATAAACTTTTGTTACCTCTATAAGCTCCACTACTTTCATCGTTTCTTCCATGAATATGCAATCAGACCGATGACCACTATCGCAATCACAACGAGCATAACAATCATCGAAACTGGCAACTTTCCTGAACTTGTCTTTCCCTGATGGCGTTCAATCGATATGTATTCGGTCTTTGAGAACTTATTTCCATCTTCATCTTTGTATTCTATGATGAGCGGCACCTGTGTCCCATTTTCTCCAACTTTCACATCCAGTTCAAAACTGCTAAAATCGTCTGGACTGAGCAAGCCCACGAAATAGGCTTTGTAGGGGTTCATTGCTTCTATGCCTTCTGCATCGCTCACTTTCATAACCACGCTCTTTGCTTCTTTTAAGCCTGCATTGTTTATGTCTCCAGTGATTTTATACGCGTTCGTCCCCAGCATGGGTTCTACCTCAATCCCGGTGAGGACGAGTTCCGCGCGCTTTTTACTATCCGTCACATTCAACGGCACGCTTAAATCGGCTGAATGATAGTTATCTCCGTTTTTAAACTCCAATACAAAATTCAAGATATGAGCGCCATTTGTTTGCGGTGTAAAGTTAAAAGAGGCGACTTTTGTTTCGTCTGCTGAGAGCGCTCCTAAGAAGACTTCAGAAGGTATCACGTTTTTCCCCATGGTGACAATTTTCACGGCTGTAACGGTGTTATGTCTGGGATTGCCGACAGCAAGCTCGATTCTTGCACGCTCTCCTTTAAATATGTCTTCCGGTATGTCCCTAACACCAATGGTTAAAGAAGAACTGTCCACAGTCACGGGAATGGAATATCTTATATTTTGAGCGTCTTCCCCAGCCACCAATATTTTCAGATAATAGATACCATCGGGACAGGTCGCTTTTATTGTGAACGTGAGGTTTAGACTTTCTCCAGGTCCCAATCTACCGATGTTGAA belongs to Methanophagales archaeon and includes:
- a CDS encoding ABC transporter ATP-binding protein, producing the protein MKVVELIEVTKVYELPRGSIKALDNVTVSIEAGEFISVMGPSGSGKTTLLNIIGCLDTPTRGRVVIGGENINGLGDDQLTRLRRDKIGFVFQQFNLIPTLTALENIEYPLILKGLDGHEKKAKELLVSVGIDLRLGENKPNELSGGEQQRVAIARALANDPDIILADEPTGNLDSKTSKDIMALLKDTNERGKTIIVVTHDPQVASYTSRTFRLVDGRVI